One window of Desulfosoma sp. genomic DNA carries:
- a CDS encoding HAMP domain-containing sensor histidine kinase gives MGSEVLEHMAARVREKKEAYERYNFERLQEEAFATFFDLAQEFTSLENLYLICITVPKEFFGLESRLYVLDHKTGRLEKVCTSEEGLIEGRERTRGVPTLSENIAETDHSYILPIRGNVALTQWLPLTGQSPILGLFEIYPKERIDEKELFFLEKFSNRIGYNLHQKLLFQQNIQHIKFINQLVADIEHNVISPNLYYKLFLIRLKKSLEDYRKVQEELRDLIMFIQTDDSSLCRELCELYHSLATHNDVLEEEYQALKKHYEHSSLFLETLLRRDHFEKGTYVLRRQPCNFRTEIIQPILERYQPLFAKAGIMVDNKLEDIPDEEVTLLVDKGLISQVFENLFSNALKYTREVEDSRGQKIKFVSYHRKILKNHFGEGVHGVQFSIFTTGQPLSAEEAKRLFDEGFRASNVGRERGTGHGLHFVKNVVEIHGGEVGCEPKKYGNTIYFILPLKEPQEVPSSESP, from the coding sequence ATGGGCAGCGAAGTCCTTGAGCACATGGCGGCGCGGGTTCGTGAAAAAAAAGAAGCCTACGAACGCTACAATTTTGAAAGACTTCAGGAAGAAGCCTTCGCCACTTTTTTTGACTTGGCTCAAGAATTCACCAGCTTGGAAAACCTTTACCTGATCTGCATCACGGTGCCCAAAGAATTTTTCGGCTTGGAAAGCCGTCTCTATGTGTTGGATCACAAGACAGGTCGACTGGAAAAAGTCTGCACCAGTGAAGAGGGCCTCATCGAGGGAAGGGAACGAACCCGAGGTGTCCCGACTTTATCCGAAAACATTGCGGAAACGGACCATTCCTATATTCTTCCCATTCGCGGCAATGTGGCTCTAACCCAATGGCTTCCCTTAACCGGTCAAAGCCCCATTCTCGGGCTCTTTGAAATCTACCCCAAAGAACGCATTGATGAAAAAGAGCTTTTTTTTCTGGAAAAATTCAGCAACCGCATAGGGTATAACCTGCATCAAAAACTGCTGTTTCAACAAAACATTCAGCACATAAAATTCATCAATCAACTGGTCGCGGATATTGAGCACAATGTCATTTCTCCGAATCTTTATTACAAACTTTTTCTGATCCGCCTGAAGAAATCCCTAGAAGATTATCGAAAGGTCCAGGAAGAGCTTCGAGACCTTATTATGTTCATTCAAACGGATGACAGCAGCCTTTGTCGAGAACTATGCGAGCTGTATCACAGTTTGGCCACCCACAACGACGTTTTGGAGGAAGAGTATCAGGCCTTAAAGAAGCATTATGAACATTCCAGTCTTTTTCTGGAAACCTTGCTGCGGCGGGATCATTTTGAGAAAGGCACCTATGTTTTGCGTCGACAGCCATGCAATTTTAGAACGGAGATCATTCAGCCTATTTTGGAGCGTTACCAGCCGCTGTTTGCCAAGGCAGGCATCATGGTGGACAACAAGCTGGAAGATATTCCCGACGAAGAGGTGACGCTCCTTGTGGATAAGGGGCTGATTTCTCAGGTATTTGAAAATCTTTTTTCCAACGCCCTCAAGTACACTCGGGAAGTGGAAGACTCTCGAGGGCAAAAGATCAAGTTTGTTTCCTATCACCGAAAAATTTTGAAGAACCATTTCGGTGAAGGGGTGCACGGGGTTCAATTCAGCATCTTTACCACCGGTCAGCCTCTTTCTGCCGAGGAGGCGAAGAGGCTCTTTGATGAAGGGTTTCGAGCCTCCAATGTGGGTCGTGAAAGAGGCACGGGTCATGGTCTTCATTTCGTCAAAAACGTGGTCGAGATTCACGGTGGTGAAGTGGGGTGCGAACCGAAAAAGTACGGCAACACCATCTATTTCATTTTACCGCTTAAGGAACCTCAAGAAGTTCCCTCTTCCGAAAGCCCGTAA
- a CDS encoding NAD(P)H-dependent glycerol-3-phosphate dehydrogenase, with protein MSRINRIGVIGAGSWGTTLAHLLAEKGYAVSLWVFEKDLVKAIQKTRENTLYLSGFTLSERIDASGDIEEVTRGRRLLVMVVPSHVYRSVAVQMIPYLEKNAVIVSATKGIENETLLTMSGIWKELLPESLGVRVVTLAGPSFAREVMEKTPTAVTVAAEDLETAKEVQHVFHTPYFRVYTSPDKVGVELAGALKNVIAIAAGVCDGLGYGLNTRAALITRGLAEITRLGVRLGAHPLTFAGLSGIGDLLLTCTGDLSRNRTVGFRLGRGESLEEILADMTMVAEGIRTCTSVYALAKKMNVEMPICEQMYKILQEKKDPRQAVWDLMERDLKSELEFPLS; from the coding sequence GTGAGCCGCATAAATCGCATAGGGGTTATTGGAGCTGGAAGCTGGGGGACCACTCTGGCTCATCTTTTAGCCGAAAAAGGTTACGCGGTGTCCTTGTGGGTCTTTGAAAAGGACCTGGTTAAAGCCATTCAAAAAACCAGGGAAAACACACTATATCTTTCCGGGTTTACTTTGAGTGAACGGATTGATGCGTCGGGAGATATCGAGGAAGTCACGCGAGGGCGGCGTTTGCTGGTGATGGTGGTGCCTTCCCATGTTTATCGATCGGTGGCGGTTCAAATGATCCCCTATCTGGAAAAGAACGCGGTAATTGTTTCCGCCACCAAAGGCATCGAAAACGAAACGCTTCTGACCATGTCCGGAATCTGGAAAGAACTTCTGCCGGAATCCTTGGGAGTCCGTGTGGTCACTCTGGCAGGGCCTTCCTTTGCCCGTGAAGTGATGGAAAAGACGCCGACGGCTGTCACCGTGGCCGCCGAAGATTTGGAAACGGCTAAAGAGGTTCAGCACGTTTTTCACACGCCTTATTTTCGAGTGTACACAAGTCCGGACAAAGTGGGTGTAGAACTGGCCGGTGCTTTGAAAAACGTTATCGCCATTGCCGCAGGAGTCTGCGATGGCTTAGGTTACGGCCTCAATACTCGAGCGGCTCTTATCACACGAGGTCTGGCGGAGATTACTCGGCTGGGGGTCCGTTTGGGGGCACATCCCCTGACCTTTGCGGGCCTTTCAGGCATCGGGGATCTGCTTCTCACCTGCACCGGGGACTTAAGCCGTAACCGCACGGTGGGATTTCGCTTGGGACGTGGGGAATCGCTTGAGGAAATTTTGGCGGACATGACAATGGTGGCGGAAGGGATTCGAACCTGCACCTCCGTCTATGCGCTGGCCAAAAAGATGAACGTGGAAATGCCCATCTGCGAACAAATGTATAAGATCCTACAGGAAAAGAAAGATCCTCGCCAGGCCGTCTGGGACCTTATGGAAAGGGACCTCAAATCGGAGCTGGAATTTCCTCTCTCTTGA